AGGCGCGATCGTAGGATTGGTTTGCGTATCGATCAGCTCTTTTAATTCTGTCACTAATTGCGATTCGCCGATTCCATAAAACCTCAAAACTCTGGAAATCAACTGCTCCGCTTGCGGGAAAAGCTCTTCTAGTAACGGACGGGCGTTTTGCTGAAACATAGGTTTTAACTCATTGGGAGGTCCTGGTAGTAACAGATAAGTCGTTTTATTTTCGGTGATCAATGTCCCCACTGCCAACCCTGTAGGATTTTGAACCGCAATTCCCCCATCGATCATCAATGTCTGTCTTAAATTATTCTCTGTCATTTTATGTTTTGAAAACGTGAAAAATTCATTAAGACGAGTAAGCGCCTGTTCATCTTGCACCAAAGAATGCTGAATATGTGCAGCAACGGTATCTTTGGTCAAATCATCATCTGTGGGACCTAATCCACCACACAAAACGATCAAGTCGCTACGCTCTTCCGCCTCAACTAATAGTTGTTCCAAACGCTGCGGATTATCTCCTACAACGGTATGATAATACACCTCGATTCCTAAATCTGCTAACTCTTCTGATAGAAAAGTCGCATTTGTGTTGACGACTTGTCCCAGCAGTAACTCTGTACCAACTGCAATGATCTCTGCTTTCATTTTTCTCCTCTTCTCTAATAAGATACGTAAATGATTCTTATTTCATTTTATCACAGGAATTTTTTTTATTACTGCCAAACGTCTTGTTGGATTTATATTTCAAACGTCAATATAATTATCTTTTATATAATAATATGATACAATTTGTATATTGATTAAAAAGGAGGAAACGAAAAATATGCTAGGATTTATTGCACTTATAAGTTTTTTAGGAATTATAGTTGGAGGCGTTCTTTCATTGAAAGCCTTCTTCAAAAAACAACCGAAAAAGAAAGCCTTACTTTTAACAGGAGCTAGTTTTATCCTGATGATCGGAGCAGGTTTTGCGTTACCAGCATCACCACGCGTTGACATTGTGGATAAATCAATAGAAACAAACGACCAAGGAACCGCAGTAATCGAGGGGAAAACCAATGACGAAAGTAGCATCACCCTGGATGGAGAAAAAATCGAAACAGAAAACGGCAAATTTACGTATAAAGTTACGTTAAAAGACGACCAGCCGCAAAAACTAACATTTGTCGCTTCTATCGGCGATAAGGACAAAGTTGAAACAATCGAAGTCAAACCATCAAAAGCCTTCGTGGCATTTTTAAATGAAGAAAAACAAGATCAAGAAACACTGAAAAAAGCCGAAACTGCCTTAACACTAGCTGAAAGTAAACCCACTCAAAAAAATTATGACGAGGCTGCAACACGTATTACTTCATTGACTAAGGAGCAAAAGGACTTCACCAAACGATTAGCCATCGTAAAAGAAAACGTACCGATTTACGAAGCTGTGGAACTAGCTGAAACCAAACAAACTAAAGAACATGTTGATTCAGCCACAGCTTTAGTAGCCAAAGCAACTTTAAATAAAGAAGATTTACTAAAACGTTTAACAACCGTTCAACAAAAAATCACAGAAAAAGAAAAGACTGAAAAACAAATCGCTTCTGCTCGTGAAGCCGTAGAAAAAGCTGAACAGGAACCCACAGACGAGCATTACAATCAAGCAATTGCCCGAATCAAAGAACTACCAAACGGCAATAGTGAATTAACAAACCGCGTAAACAATGTCAAACAAACACTTGCTACTCAAAAAGAAGAAGCAAAAAAAGTGGCCGAAGCACAAAAGAAAGCAGAACAAGAAGCACAAAAAGCAGCTGAGGAACAACAACAAGCACAAGTCGCCGCTGCCGCTCAAACACCAGAAACCCCAGCCCCAGATACACAAGGAACTGGGCAAACAGTCTTAGTTACGCCAACTGGATCAAAATACCACAATCGTAAATGCGGCAATGGAACCTATACGCCAGCGACATTAGAAGAGGCCCAAGCGAGAGGTCTGACGCCTTGTTCCAAATGCTATTAAACGCATCATAGATAAAAAAATAGGCTCTTCCAATCCTAGGAAGGCCTATTTTTTCACCAATAAATCAATGCGTATACATATAAGCAGAAATTAAATACAAAATCCAAATATGCAGCGGATAAAAGACATAAAAGAAATTTTTCATTCCTCGTCCTTTTTCTCCATTGAACAACATAATCGGAATCACAGCAAAAATCATCATCCATTGTGTTGAACCTTGGAAAAAGAACAGCACCGCAACCAAGGCAATCAGCACACATTGCAGCCAACGTTGGTTTTTAGCTAGATACATCAATGGAATCAACAAGACCATTACACTATTTTCAGCGAACAATAATGCTGGAATAAAATTCGCTCCCCAAACTGCCGCCATGATCGTACTTGGATTTGACATAAGTGAAAGTAAAATGCCTGACGAAATGATTGGAAATAATATCATGACGATCCCAAATAGTATCTTTCCAAATTTTTTATTTGCGAACCCTTCTGAAAGTTTATCGATACCATACATCATCAATGTTCCCACTAAAAGATCACGAAAAATATTGTTCATCAACTGAACTTCTTCATAACCTACAATTTTTTGTAAAAAGAAACTACCCATAGCCATCAGTACCATCCCTAGGTACAAACGCAACATATACTTTTCTTTGCTTCTCGTATGACTAAAACCAATCACGCTGACAAAAAAGAACAGCGTTGCAACAGGTCTACCGAACCAATCCAACCAACTCGGTGCTCCCATTGGAACAAACATTTGATGAATATGATCGATGAACATCAAAACGATCCCGATTATTTTTAAGTCGAATGTCGTAAACCCTTTAAACTTACCTATTCTTACATTATCCATTATAATACACTCCTTACTAACCTAACGTATTATAAAATAAAGCCACTTTTTTTACCTTAGAATCATCTTTCAAGAATCTATCAATTTTGTCATATTCAATCGTTAAGCCAAATAAAAAATGAGTTAAAACAAAACCTTTCAAGGCCTTGCTTTAACCCATCCATTTATTTCTATTTATTGATGAACACTGAAACGTTGGTTAGGATGTACATTTTTTTCAATTTCATCCACCATTGCAACTGCGTAATCTGCATACGAAATATAGCTTTTGCCTTCTTTATCTGTTTCTAACTCTTCTCCAGCAGCAACATATTTACCTGTCGCTGCACCTTCAGCATCGAATTCTGCCGCTGGGCTAATATATGTCCAGTTGATATCTTTAGAACCTTTTAATAAGTCTAGCCCTTTGCCCATTGCAGTAGCTAGTGGCTTAAATGCTTCTGGAAAATCAGGTGTTTCACTCAAACGAACAGTATGTTCAGGGTTTACGAATAAGCTTCCTGCCCCTCCAACAACTAACAAACGAGTTTTTTGACCTGTTAAAATGTCGATCAAATGCTGGGTCGATCCAGTAAATTCATTCACATCTCCCCAAAAACCTAATGCACTGACTAAAACATCGAACCCTTTTACATCATCTGTAGTCAAACCGTAAACATCTTTTTCAATGACTGGTGTACCATCGGTGATTTTCGCTGCATCACGAACGATCGCTGTAACCTCTAAACCTCTTTTTTTAGCTTCTTTCAAAATTGCTGAACCTGCTTTACCGTTTGCTCCTAAAATTGCTACTTTCATGTTTTATTCTTCCTTTCTATTAATGGAACTTTTTTTGTTACATTTAAATCTAAAAAGAGAAGAGACACGTCTAGGTCTCTTGTTGCTTGATTTGATGGATTACATCAGACAAAGCAATCTCTTTTAATTCTGATTCCATACTATGCTGTACTTTTGTATATTGTTCTTCTAAAGCCGTTTGGATATTTGCTCCTACTAAACAGTTTGGATTAGGATTTTGGTGAATATTGAATACTTCATGATCTAATTCAACTGCTTCATAAATATCATAGAGGGAGATATCTTCTGGCTTTTTCAACAAGTATGTTTGGGTTGCCCCTCTGCTTGTATGAATGAGTCCAGCTTTTTTTAGCTTGCTCATCAATCGTCTGACAACGACTGGATTCGTATTTACACTTGATGCGATCAATTCAGAATTAACGCGATCGGGCGGACCGATTTCGATCAAACTGAGAATATGGATCGCCACGCTTAATTTTGTCGACATGGCCATGTCTATCACTCCAACTCTTAGTAACATTATAAGTTACATTTGAATCATACTGCGATTTATTGGAAATGTCAATAGATAAACTTCGCTTATTTTAATAAAGTATATTTTCCTTTGCAAATAACCGATATTCAGTTTTCTCTCCCAAATAGAGTGTCTTACACTGAATATCGGTTCTGAAATTTTTTTATTCTACAACGATTTGTTTACTACTTCCGCCAGCTCCTTCAAAACGGAGTGTAAATGTACCCGTCGCTTCATCATACGTAATGCCTTCACTCAATGTTAAGACCTTAGTAAAATCTTTTGGCAATTTGATTGTCATAACCGCATTTGACTGTGTTGGATCTGATACTACATACGTTTTCTTGCCTTCATTATTTGTTCGCAATAAAGACACAGCTTTATTCGATGTTATCCCAGCAATACTGCCACCAGTTTCTTTCCAGATGTTTACCCCAAGATAATTCTCTTTTTTTAATTCGACCGCTTGGATATCTGCCGTATTTGCTAAAATCGTTACTGGTTTTTCCGCCGCATATGCTTTTAAAGCTGCTTCATCGATACCTGGCAAGGTCACATACGCATACTGCTCATTTGCTGGATTTTTCCCGTGATCGATCACAAATTTCCGATAATTCCCTGTATAAACATCGTTACTAGGGAAAGCCTCATTGATTTGCGCGTACGAGCCTGTACGGACTTCACTGATGACATCGACCGTCGCTTTTTCCGGGAAATAATACCCAATGTTTGCGTTTTGATGATCTGATTGTAAAAGCAGCCACTCTTTACTACTGCGTTCTTTCTCTTGTTGAATCACACCATTATTTGATAATACTTGATACGTATAATTCTCATTTAATAAACGGTTGTCTATGATTGTTTCAATCGACGCGGTAGTATTTCCTTTAATACCTGCTCCTAGTGCAACGATTTGTCCATCTACCATAAACCATGATTTCTTCCCTTGAAGATCCATTGGAAGCACTGCGCCATTATTTTTCGTACCTGTCTTATTTAGCGCCATCCCTACAACTGCTTGATCTTCTAACTGAACACCGCCGACCCATTTTTCTTTTGATGTAACCGTTGTAAAGGCTGATACTTCATCTTTTAGAGGGACTGTATCTACCGTTGTCCCTGGCAATCTGTATGGATCGATCGTTGGCCAATACGCTGAATTAAATTGAACTTCATCGTCATTATATAAATACATCATGCCATCAGCAGTATGCCAACCTCGTTTGTTTTCCTTATTTCCCGCTTCAAATGAAGAGGTGCGACTTGAATACATGCTTAATCCTAACATGTAATTCGGTGTTCTTTGGACAAATCGATCCATTGATGCGTACATTTTAGTCCCGATAAATGGCAGTGCGTCACCGATGATCGAAGAATCGTTTAATAACGACATCGTCATTTGTAAATCGTTGTAATCTCTTGCATTGGTCAAATAGTACGTTGGATTTGCTTTCATCCAATGTTTAGCTGCTTCTTTAAACTTCGTTTGATACTCCTCTGGGGCAAATTTAGAAACAATCAGTAAATTGTAAAGTGTAGTAGACCCATAGCCCACTTTGGTTTTAGCAGGGGCTCTAGAGATTGAGCGGCCATTGACTAGAGGCAGCATTTCACCTTGGTAAATCAATGGAATAAACGCCCGATCAACATTTTCTACAAAAGATTGCACAATATCTGGTGCCATTTCAAACTTAGAATCTTTCGTGATCGCTAAAATTTGACCGACTCCTTTCATTAGGACATTACCATATGAACCTGTGTACGGAATATTGTTATGCTGAATAAATGAACCGTCTTGATAAAACCCATCACCTTTTGTAACGAGTTTAAATACATCCACGATGCTACTAGAAGCTTGGCTTATTTTCCCTTCATTTTCTTGTAAAATACCTAATGCCAACACCGTTTGAGCAAGATCAGTCCGATTCGCTCCTGATGTTACAAAATTTGGAATAAACGCTAAATCGACAAAGGTTCCTTGCGCTTTAGTGTACAATTGTTTGAATGGATCTGGCACATATCCACTCATCGCAGCAGTATATTGTTGCTGTTTCGCTTGTGGAATTTCATCTCCTAGAATCATTAGAATTCCTACAAATTTTTGCGGTACACCAATCTGCCAATCCCACCAATTGCCATGATATTTTTTTCCATCATATCCTTTTTTCGTGACCATAAAATCAAGTCCCGCTTCGATTTCAGTCGCAATTTGCGGATCATGATAAAACTTACTACCGTTCGTTCCATACGCTAATGCTAATTTCTGCAATTTTGTAAATTGTGTCGTTAAATCTGCCGATGCCGTATTGCCTTGTTCAACTGGCCATAAATACGTTCGATTCGGTTCTTTATTCAATGTTTGATATAGTTCGTTTGCTTCATCTGAAAGTTTTTGAACATAATTAACAACCGTTGTATTCGTTTCATCATATTGCTCAGATACTAATTGATTTTTCCATTTTTCCTTCAATTTTGCATAATCGCTCGCAGCATTTTCTACAGGAATACTCCCAACTGCTCCACTACGCATCGAAAGAACATTTAGTTTTGACAGATTACCAAAAAGACGAATCCCTACATATCCTTCCCAATCACCATCAATAGAAGCCGAAGTATTTGGGTAAATGACTTCGTTATTTTCATAAAGTAATCGATCGTTTAAAAATGCTTTGATGCTTTTTCCTTCATAGCGAATCAAGAGTTTATACTGCTGTCCGGAGATGAGTTTTGCACCAGTAATCGTTGTGATCCATTTTCCCCCTGGCTGCCCCAATTGCCATTGACCATCACGAGTATAAGCGAACGATTGCCATTTTTTTGAGTCATTTAAATCTCCACGAAACACTACGCCAAAGTTAGTTTGCCCTTCATATAAAAAAGTATATTCAAGATCTCCCGAGCTTTTTACACCATCACTTTTGTTCAGTGAAACAGCTTCCAAGTTTGTCCCTTGCTTTGTATTCGCGATCGTCAGGCCGTTATCGCCAGTCGTTTTATCTGATTTCCCGACAATGTCCTGCCACTCCCCTAGTTGTTTAGTAAAGTCTGATTCGTAAATACTAGCAGTCG
This sequence is a window from Enterococcus sp. 7F3_DIV0205. Protein-coding genes within it:
- a CDS encoding NAD(P)-dependent oxidoreductase — encoded protein: MKVAILGANGKAGSAILKEAKKRGLEVTAIVRDAAKITDGTPVIEKDVYGLTTDDVKGFDVLVSALGFWGDVNEFTGSTQHLIDILTGQKTRLLVVGGAGSLFVNPEHTVRLSETPDFPEAFKPLATAMGKGLDLLKGSKDINWTYISPAAEFDAEGAATGKYVAAGEELETDKEGKSYISYADYAVAMVDEIEKNVHPNQRFSVHQ
- a CDS encoding TraX family protein encodes the protein MDNVRIGKFKGFTTFDLKIIGIVLMFIDHIHQMFVPMGAPSWLDWFGRPVATLFFFVSVIGFSHTRSKEKYMLRLYLGMVLMAMGSFFLQKIVGYEEVQLMNNIFRDLLVGTLMMYGIDKLSEGFANKKFGKILFGIVMILFPIISSGILLSLMSNPSTIMAAVWGANFIPALLFAENSVMVLLIPLMYLAKNQRWLQCVLIALVAVLFFFQGSTQWMMIFAVIPIMLFNGEKGRGMKNFFYVFYPLHIWILYLISAYMYTH
- a CDS encoding competence/damage-inducible protein A, coding for MKAEIIAVGTELLLGQVVNTNATFLSEELADLGIEVYYHTVVGDNPQRLEQLLVEAEERSDLIVLCGGLGPTDDDLTKDTVAAHIQHSLVQDEQALTRLNEFFTFSKHKMTENNLRQTLMIDGGIAVQNPTGLAVGTLITENKTTYLLLPGPPNELKPMFQQNARPLLEELFPQAEQLISRVLRFYGIGESQLVTELKELIDTQTNPTIAPYAKPNEVTLRLTAKIADERVGQELLDNLENAVMDKVGEYFYGYGDENSLVKVTVDALKKHGKTVTAAESLTAGLFQSTLGDVSGVSEVFKGGFVTYSAETKARFLGIDPAMLEKEGTVSEACAVAMAEQARQLADADFAVSFTGVAGPDELEGQPAGTVWIGLAEKGQPTVAVLQHFNRDRHYIRKSAVMKGLDLILRAVEKKK
- a CDS encoding polysaccharide lyase 8 family protein produces the protein MSDEGFAVGATEVTSTTASIYESDFTKQLGEWQDIVGKSDKTTGDNGLTIANTKQGTNLEAVSLNKSDGVKSSGDLEYTFLYEGQTNFGVVFRGDLNDSKKWQSFAYTRDGQWQLGQPGGKWITTITGAKLISGQQYKLLIRYEGKSIKAFLNDRLLYENNEVIYPNTSASIDGDWEGYVGIRLFGNLSKLNVLSMRSGAVGSIPVENAASDYAKLKEKWKNQLVSEQYDETNTTVVNYVQKLSDEANELYQTLNKEPNRTYLWPVEQGNTASADLTTQFTKLQKLALAYGTNGSKFYHDPQIATEIEAGLDFMVTKKGYDGKKYHGNWWDWQIGVPQKFVGILMILGDEIPQAKQQQYTAAMSGYVPDPFKQLYTKAQGTFVDLAFIPNFVTSGANRTDLAQTVLALGILQENEGKISQASSSIVDVFKLVTKGDGFYQDGSFIQHNNIPYTGSYGNVLMKGVGQILAITKDSKFEMAPDIVQSFVENVDRAFIPLIYQGEMLPLVNGRSISRAPAKTKVGYGSTTLYNLLIVSKFAPEEYQTKFKEAAKHWMKANPTYYLTNARDYNDLQMTMSLLNDSSIIGDALPFIGTKMYASMDRFVQRTPNYMLGLSMYSSRTSSFEAGNKENKRGWHTADGMMYLYNDDEVQFNSAYWPTIDPYRLPGTTVDTVPLKDEVSAFTTVTSKEKWVGGVQLEDQAVVGMALNKTGTKNNGAVLPMDLQGKKSWFMVDGQIVALGAGIKGNTTASIETIIDNRLLNENYTYQVLSNNGVIQQEKERSSKEWLLLQSDHQNANIGYYFPEKATVDVISEVRTGSYAQINEAFPSNDVYTGNYRKFVIDHGKNPANEQYAYVTLPGIDEAALKAYAAEKPVTILANTADIQAVELKKENYLGVNIWKETGGSIAGITSNKAVSLLRTNNEGKKTYVVSDPTQSNAVMTIKLPKDFTKVLTLSEGITYDEATGTFTLRFEGAGGSSKQIVVE
- a CDS encoding Rrf2 family transcriptional regulator, producing MAMSTKLSVAIHILSLIEIGPPDRVNSELIASSVNTNPVVVRRLMSKLKKAGLIHTSRGATQTYLLKKPEDISLYDIYEAVELDHEVFNIHQNPNPNCLVGANIQTALEEQYTKVQHSMESELKEIALSDVIHQIKQQET